The Panicum hallii strain FIL2 chromosome 5, PHallii_v3.1, whole genome shotgun sequence genome contains the following window.
TTAAAGGTGCCTGACGTCACACAAGATGGAGGGAAGGGATGAGGAAGTCGGTGCACATACCTGTGCCTGGCGTCCGGCCTTAGCAGGCGAAGGGCGGCGCGGCACCCGTCGCTCGCCGGGGGAGAAGGGAcgagggggaggggagggggcccCAGTTTTATTTGCCGTTGGATTGTGATCCTGCTGCGGTCGGTTCATATAGCGCCGGTGCCGAGGTACGCCTGTCCTAGTGTCCTCATCTGTCCAGGGCCCATGTCATCATCAAAGAAAAAATATTTGGACCGTAAATTCTTATTATTCTTTTGATTAGTCCCGTTGTAGAAATCAATCATCGTCCCATGGTATATTTTGTGTTCGGTAATATATATTTTTAGATCGTTCTGTCATTTGTTTCATATTATTTTAACAGAAAGCATTAATCAGTGGTATACTTTGGATTGTTCCAACAGTGAAATTTTATTATTAGATGATAAATTCTATTGTTGTATAGATCTATTAATATTTTGGGAAGTATACATATATTAAGTTAAGCACACATATAAGGGGAAATAGAAGATGTGATTAGACACGCCAACAGATGTGAAAGCTAATAGGGAAATTAAGGTCACGAAAGTACCCGTAGCCTAGTGGTTACACCTTATGTTCTGGATTCGACTCCCCGTGGGAGTATAGAAATATGGCATTGCAAGGTGGATGGAACAAGAAGAATAGTGGCTTTGGTCGAGGTGCGGTAAAGGCATTTGGAAACCAGAAGGATCACGCCATAGAGCGAGACAGTAGCATCAGGAACTGGAGAGCCCAGAATAATAGCAGCGCTAGACAAGGAGGTATCAGTTATGTTTTCACACCAGTGGAGGCGTGGAGCAGCAGACATATGCACACGTTGAAACAATCATCAAGAATGTAAAGAGGATCATGCGTGAATCAAGCTATGAACATTTCCTTGCCTAATGTAACTTGAAGGGGGAAAAAACGCTTGCAAAGTAGCTAGGAACCTTCAAGTATGCTGAATGGTACGATGACCATTATAATTTAGCTTGAACTCACAAGGTCCTAGCAACTGCAGCAGTCAACAAATAGTGCAAAGTCCACAGATAGTACCCTTTTTGTTTCCCTGAGACACCAGGTGGGTCCTTCTGTGTCTGTATCCCTTATTGATAGTCTCACTCATTCAACACTTAGCAGGGATGGCGTGAAGCTTTCTCGAGATGATGAGATGTTCATCGTCAAAAATGTTCTAATGTACCACCCGGATAAGGAGAAGAAGATGGCCGGTCAGGGCAATTTCATTATGGTAAAGCACTAAGCAACTCATCTTTGCATGAGATCTAACAACTAGGGAATATCTTTCTGATTAACTGTTTCCCTGCTTGCAGGTTGCTAAGCATCAAACGTTTTCATAGCAGCAGGTGCTTGTACATTGCATGCTCAGATGGATCAAATTCAGATTTCTCCTACAAGTGCCTAGAGAATTGCATCAGGATTGACGCTCATGAAGTACTTCAAATGATGAGTCATGGCATGTTAATTTGCCTTAGTACTGCTTGCTTGCAGTAGTGCCACTTTCCAAGTGCCTGGAGTGGCCAGGACCATAAGCAATTTCGGCTACAATGTTGCCTTGACGTCCACTAATTTTATGTGCTTGAAACTTATGTAACTGTGATCTTATTTCTGAACAGTAGCAAACAAAAAGACCAAGACGCCTAGACTTTTGAAAGTTTTCAGTTGTCTGACAACTGATGCTAATGACAAACACCAGATTATAAGATCCCTTCCCTACTCATATAACCACAAATTATTCCATTATGACCGCACTAACAGAAATGGAGAAACATAGTTCATGCACCTGAGCCAGTATACCCAAGATCATATGGCATGATCACAGACAGTCCCATGATACAAAAACAAGTTGCAAAAGAAAATAAATTCAATTAAATGGTCAGTTTATCATAACTAGAATGAACAATTAGATTGCATTCTCATGTTCAGTCAAATTATTATAGATTTGAAGTTGGTAAAATCATCTGGGAGCAAAGTGAATTATTATAGACTTGAAGTTGGTAAAATCATCTGGAAGCAAAGTGTTGTCACTGAATGAACGCAGTCTAATATCTATATCAGCTCACAGTAAAAGACATGTAGGAGCAATAGAATGACCAAATGGTTGATTTCCTGGTATTATATAACTCTTATGGTCTGAAATCATTCAACTCTACAATGAACTCTTGATGATGCTAAACAGTAGCCGAGAAACTTTAACAGGTACATCAGCCTCAAGATAGCATACAATACACACCTGATCTACTCAACTGAAACAAAACCTCACACTCCTCAAGGACTAGCATACTGAGGTCTGAGGACCAGCAACAGTTACCTTCCCTCAAGGAATGAAGGAAGAGATGGCAAATTCAagtggcagcagcagcaggctccATCTGTGGCTGTGCTGCAGCCTTCCTTTGGCAACCTTCAAGGTACCACTGCAGAATGGCAAGCCTTGCGGTCTCAAAGGCACAGTAGCCTAGCGCCGCGAAGCACGCGCTATGCAGCACCCTGGGGCCAATGCCACGGGAGAGGCCCATGAGCCCCTCCTCCGCGACCACCTCCCTCATCGTCCCCAGCACGGTGCGGCTGCCCTCCGTTCCCACCCTGGTCATGAGGCGCGTCTTGACGACGTCCAGCGGGGTGGTGAGCGCGGCGGATATGGCCCCCGCGAGAGCGCCGCAGAGCACGCTCTCCCCTGGCGTGAGGCTCTCCTTGTCGCGACTCTTGAGGGTGAATGCCTTGAGGTACTCGAAGGAGGAGTAGCTGAGCACCCCGGTGGGGAGGTTGCGGAGGAGCGTGGCGGCATATCCCGCGTAGAGGCCGAAAAAGCCGTCGGTCTGGATGATGTGGAGGAGCACCTGCCAGGAGCGGCCTGTTGCGGCGCCGGACTGGAGGCGCTGCGTGATGAGCTCCTTGGGGACCatgatggcggaggaggagaTGTTGCCGCTGGCGCCGGCGAGCGGGGGCACGAGGAAGGGCGGGAGGTGGGGGCGGAGCAGCGACTTGGCGAGCTCGCAGGTGCCGAAGTagacggcggaggaggaggcggagccGAGGATGACGGCGGAGAGGCCGCGGTAGAGGCCGAGGGGCCCGTCGGTGCGGAGGATGTCGAGGAAGACCTGccaggcggtggcggagggtgcggcggcggcctggaGGCGGGTCTTGACGGCGTCGATGGGGAGCAGCGCGGCGTAGGTGAAGGCCCctgcggcggcgcccgcgcAGGCCCCGATGgcggcgcgcgcgagagggGTGGGGACTGCTGCGGCGGGGGCGGGATTGGGCttgggcgcggcgggggcggggatgGGGAtggagagggaggaggaggagaagacgggagcggcggcgccggaAGATGCGGCGGGGGAGTGGAGGAGCAGGGAGGTGAGGTCGGAGATGAGCGACGGGAGGTCGGGGTCCGCCTGGGACCGGGTCATGGCGCGCAGCGCGAGGCTGGGGGTGGAGctggaaggcggcggcggcatctcGTCGGCTCGGCTgggtccgggcggcggcggcgaggatttGTGGCTGGACGCGAGTGGATTTGCCTGAAATAATCAGAGGGCGGGTGGTTGGATGGCTCTGACTTGCGGGTCCCGCggcctctcctctccctccacTCGACAACGTTGAGGGCATGTTTGGCAGGGATCTGCCTCCCAAAAACGGTTCCAACTCCAGCTTCTCTCTTGCTGAGCGGCTTCTCTCGTGGAGCTGAATTCTCTGGTGGAGCTGAAGTTGTTTTGAAAAAATATTTGATAAAACGGCTTTTTATATTATTTAATATACATAAAAAATATCAAATAATCATACTATCCTTATCTATTTATTTTTTTCTCAATTCTTCCTATTTCTTTCCTTCTTATTTTTTCTACACCTCCTATTATCTCTCCTTTTGTCCATTCTTCCTCCATGCGccctcctctctccttcctGCCGCAGCCCGCAGCTCTTCTGCCCACGCCGCCGgcacctcctccccctccctcctcctctccctcctgcCGCGGTTCCTCCACCTACGCCGCCGGCATCTCTGCCCCTCGCCCACCGCGGCCTCGCGCTCCTGTGATCGTGCTCCGCGGCGCCTCGGGCTCCTGCCCTGGCCCCTCAATGCCCGCAGCAGgccgcctcctccacctcgAACCTACGCCTCAAGCTAGCGCCGacggccgctgccgcctcctccACTGTGGCCCGCTGCTGCCCGACCTCCCGTCCCGCAGCCGCCCTCCAGCCGCCGCAAGGAGGCGCAACATGGGAGGGGGGAGGGGCGAGATGGAGGAGCCCATGAAGTTGCGCGGAGCCACGTTTTGTGAGCCACCAAATCGCTCCAGAGAGCGGAAATTCCGGGGCTTCACCGCCGGAGCTGGATGCGTACATTCCGTTCCGTTTGGGAGGGCTCCAGCAAGAGCCGTTTTGGAGCCGCTTGTGGGGCCCTGTCAAGCTCTGAGTAGTGGCCTGGCTTCAAACCCATTCTCGCAGGTTTCTTTCTGCCACGTAGGAAATTCTTCAGTAGGCCTTAGCATTCATTCATTCCATCGTCAAATGGGCACCAAATTTCTTTCTTCCATGAGATGATGAAAACGAGCTAGCATTGCCAAGTAGTAGTACTCAGTATGTACACATGAATGATAattcaaaaagaaaagaaaaaaatccaACTTCTTTACACCTGCATTGGCTACAACAATTCCAGGCCAAAAGGGTCGAGGGCTGTCCCACCCTACTACCTGCTTCGGCGTTCCGCTCCACGGCTCTATGTACATTACTACATCGGAACCGGGCTAGCTAACCAGCCCTTGGACGGATAATATGACTCGATCAATTTCGAAACAATAGTAACAAGAATTATCGACATTAAATGGGCAAAAAAGAATTTCTCAAGGCCTCGCCACATTCGCACTATGGCTTTGGCGCTTCCGCTTCATGTTTCCCTCCAACTGCCAGGCAGTATTGCATCATCGAGCTGACCGGATTGATGATGCCGACGACACTCGCTCGGAGCTCCTTACATTGTACTTCTCGTACACCTTGTCGCGGTTCTCATTCCACCAGCTCTCTGCTTGATGCTCCCCAAACCGCCTTCGACTGGACACACAAACTTAAGATGAGAGGAAATGGCAAATACACGCTGCTAAGTGCAAACAGATGTTTAGCAGAAACAGGGAGCCGTTTCATGGCTCATGATAAGATCCACTATAAAAATTTCTGCCATTTGATACTGCTGAATCAATTGGTTATTTAAATTTCATTGCACAGAGTTTGAGACATATGCTCATAGAATGATACCTCTATCTCATATTCTACAGTATGCCCATATGGTTCTTTGCCAGCAAACGTGTCTGCTACATTCCAGCTACTCTGGAATGTCAAGATCATGAAGTGATTTGCAAAATCCAATTTTTACTATTCTAGTCAACTAGTAACGTGTCTAATTATAAATGaaacaaacaaaataaaataaccATGACAGCACCTAAGAAACAAGACAGAAACTATTAATTTACCTGAAGCGTACGCGCTTTAGATCTCGGGTCCCATCACGAAGAGTTGTCAGTGTTATGTATACACCTGGTTCATACTGCTCAATCCACTCAGCCTGAACTTGGTTGCTGGGAATTGATACCGCGCTTCGAGATTTGTAACCATCCTCGCCATTTAAAAGGGACGTAGCATCCTTGCTGCTACTATCATCTGCTCTACTGCTTGCACTCAGCATCTCATCACTACTGGTATGTCCTCTTCGATTCAAATTTTCAACATCAGGAGGACCTGAAACCCTAAGGCTGTGAGCACTCACTTCGCTATTTTCACTAATACTTCCAGGTGGTTTATGATGACTTGAGATTCCATTTGTGTGCAATGCTCGTCCCATGTTCAGGCTAGGTGTGCTGACAGCGCTGACAGACTCATTTCGTGGCTGATGAATACCATTCATGCTAGTGTAGATAGAAGCATACATCTCAATGCCATTAGGAACATGTGCTTGTTTTGCTTCACTACCATCATAGGCTCCCTGATCTGGTGGTAGTCTCTCAGCCATATCCTTGAGCTAAACAAGCCACAGCAGAAAATACATGCAACAATCACCAGAGAAAGCAATCTCAGTCAAACAACCAGAGAAAGTTGGCACTTTACTAGGACAAAATAAGCTCATATCAATATTTTATTTCTCTTGGATCAGATATACATATAAGTACTACATTTTTTTTTGAATGCGTAATTTGATGACATAAAGCCATCGTTGTTGTTGCAATAGGAAATATATGCCTTCTGGTACTAAGATAGTTGACAGAATCAAACCAGCACCAGAATACCATTTGCATGAAGAAAATTCTTGGAAATCTGGGATATTTAATTTTTTGCCATCCTTATGGAAGGCCAGCATTCAAATGCCAGTTTTAGAATTGCTCCTACATTTTTGCCATAGGAGAGAGAGTATTTCTTACATTTGTGCCAATTTTGCATACATGGCATGACAGGTCAGACAGCCAGGATGTACAGGCCATGCAAAATGACCCTCTTGCCCTTGCAACATTCTCTTCCTATGGCACATGGGTCCCACTTGTCATCCCTAACCTCCCGTTCCCATCTGCTTTGCGTGCACAGGAGGCCACCCCGCTGGTCATCACCGTGCGCAGGAGCTCCGCGGCCAAGCAGCAGACCCGTTCGAGGAGTCCCTCTCTCAATCGTTGCTCTTTGTTTCTCTTCTTTTTATTATTTCTTTCTCTCCCGCATCCCCCTCTTTCTCCGCTCTGTTCTCTCCCATCAGAGCCAAGAAGCACACAAGCGAAGGTGCAGGGGCCAGAGAACGGGCGCATGTGCAGGAGCTAGGGGACCGATGCAGGTGCAGGGCCTGGCGGGATTGAGGCAGCAAGCCTGACAGGCTCCCGCTGGGGACCCGGCCGCTCAGTTGGGCTGTGGCTCGACCGGAGCAGAGCCCGACGTTGGGGACGCGGTGGTGCATCTCCTACGGCTCGGGCGGGCGGAGCAGGGCTTAGGCAAGTGGAGCAACATGCTGTGGCCACGGGTCGGAGCAACGGTGGCCGCGAATCGGGCGCGGGGGTGCCGGGATGCGGCGGCGCCAACAGAAGGTACGCACTCCTCTCCCTTGCCTCGATTCAGAGAAGTCCGACCAGTGGCGGAGTGGCGCCGGGCTGCGTAGGGTCTCTGGTGGGAGCTCCTACATATGAGAGCTCGGGGGGATGGATGAGAGCTCAGATGAGAGATCGAGCTGGGACGGAGGGAGGTTAGGGATGACGGGTGGACCCCAGGTGTCATAGGAAATGGAGGTAGCAGGGAGTAGATTGGTTGGGGGCAAAAGGGTCATTTCATATCATCTGGACACGCTGGACATCCAACCTGTCATGCCACGTATGCAAAATTGGCACAAATGTAAGAAATACTCTCTCTCCTATGGCAAAAACGTAGGGGCGATTCTAAAACTGGCATTTGAATGCTGGCGTTCCGTAAGGATGGCAAAAAATTAAATATCCCTGGAAATCTTAATAGCTAATTATATTAATTTGCAATGAATACGACAGGACAGCGACAGTATAGCTAGGAAGGCACAAAAGTACTAAGACAATCAATATTACCTGTGCTGTTAGGGACTTTATGACTTCCTTAGCAGCTTTAGACTTTGCAGATTCCTCTGAAACCAGTGTCATGGCCTCTTGTACTTTCTTTGCTGATTTCTGCAACTCAAGTTCTTGAAGCTCACAGCGGTGCCTCAGATTATCAACCTAAAGAGGTGCACAAATTTAATTGTTTGTCCACGTAACAACACAGACCTATATACTTGCATATAAATCAAACTCGATACCTGTGCACGGAGTCTTTCAACCTCTTGATTTAACATCTCATTAGTCTTTGCGAGACTATCAGCAGCAGTTTTAGCGATAGAAAGGCCATGGGTTGTTGGGACTGGTGTGGTTGAACGTGGTGGACTAGGCTTGCGAGAGAAGGGGGAAACAGCCCTAGACGAGTTCAAAGATCGAACCGCTGATGTGCGGACTGCTCTTGGAACTGATTTGTTCAGATCAATTCCACCAGATAAAGCGATATCTCTTAGCTGAAGAAGTGAAGTCATTTGAGGAGTCCGAAGAAATGACAGTGCATCAGTTTTCTTCCCTTGTTTTGCTGCCTTGCTATCCAAACTTCTAATCATATCCAAATTGCTGGGTACAATTGCTTTTGCCAATTTAGTATCAGGGTTGCTTTCGCCAGAGTGGCGAGGCACAGCCTCTTTCCTCTTATTTTGATTAATTGTACTGGAATATGCCGCACTGTTCAATTTCATGAAACAGGAATCGCAAACACGGTAAGGTTTCGCAGGATTAGGAGCCAGTGCTGCTCTCAGAGCCTTACGCGAGGTGCACGCATTACAATGGACAAGTCCACAGTTATGGCAATTGTGCCTCTTTCGGGTGAATCCAAACGGTTGCCGACATGAGGCGCATTGTGACTGCTCAGCTCCTGAGACCCACTTATGCTGGCATATAGCTGCAGTGAAGTTTGAACCGCAAGCTATGTGCCTAACAGCCCTGTCTCTCAATGCCTCAACGAGTGTAGGTATTTTCCTATCCTCTATATCTCCATGGCCCAATCTTCCATTGGCCCCTTTACCCCATGTAAAAACTTCACTCTTATTTGTTAATACTGCAACATGGTAGGAACCACAGGCAACTTGGACAACATGTTCACTCATAATATCCTCAACTAAGCATGGAAGTTTACCATCTGAGCGGGGATTCCCGAGTTGGCCATAAACAGTATTACCCATGCTCAGAACTTGTCCAGATGTTGTCAGGCCTACAGTAAGACTATGACCACATGCTATCCTGTAGAAATCATAATCAATAAGTGAAGCCACACACGTAGGCTTAAGCCTTGGTTCCTTGTCACCATGACCAAGCCGATGTTTGTCGCCATCTCCCCATGTGAAGAGCTTTCCAGAAGATATACTTGAACTGGATTGGGTCACTATAACTTCTACAACAGCCGCAGTGTGCCATACACCACATGCAACAGCAATTGTTTTTAACCCCGATAAAGAATCTACCTCCCTTGGACACGAAATACTCTCGCGGTTTCCATGTCCTAAGACTCCAAATGTACCATCACCGAAGGTAAATAGCTGGCCTCTAGATGTAATCAAGGCTGTATGCCAGGTCCCACAAGAAACATAAGCAACTTGAAGACCATCAAGTGCTCCTGAAATTCTTTTTGGAATCCAGTGGCTTACATCAGTACCATTGCCTAGAAGTCCAATATTATGTGTTCCATCACCCCAGGTGTACAGTTCCCCAGCTGCTGTGACAGCACAAGTGTGGAATTCCCCACAGGCAACAATGTCCACATTGCAAATTGCTAATGACTCAACCAAACAAGGGTGAAGAGAGTCTTCCCCTGATCCATGGCCAAGACGTCCTCCAGATTCTTCGCCCCATGTAAACACTTCCCCATTTTTAGTGACCAGAGCAGCGTGCTTGACTCCACAATCCACATGATACACGTCAAGAACTAACTTGGACTCCAAGGGCTTCGGCAGAAGAACATCAGTCTTCCCAGTTGACCTGATTACTCTGTCGGAACCAACTCTTACAGTGTTGTCGCAAATAACTTCACCCCACACGTAGACGTCGCCTGAGGAATCATAGTCATCTTGTGCAGAACCATGGCTTGATGTGCTAGGGGCACTAGACGTGCTAACTCTGATGGCATCTGAAGAAGCCCCTTTGGTGTGCATGTTTGTCGCATCTGATCTCCAAGTAACTATGGAGTTTTAAGAACAGTGGCAACACATATGGACCAAGTGAGAGTACCAACAACTCTGATTGAATATTGTATAACCTGCGCACATGTAACAGAAATGAAGTGAAATCCACCACAGCACATCAATTGGTACAGTAAGTCAAATCGAAATGGAATTAAATTACAGGGAACTAGGGGATATGGAGATGTTTTGGGTGCTGCGATTCTGAAAACGGTTACAGGAATGAAATGCGAGCACTCTACGTATGGATCAAAAAAAAAACGCTCAGGAATATGGGTAAACTGGTGTGTCAAGAGAGCAGGGGTCTAGTGGTTGATAGCACCAAACGCAGGCTACAAGCTTAGACACAGGGATTACACATTTACACTACACGCAACAGGCATTGCAATAAAAAAAGATTTTTTTTTGTGACGATTCTGATATGTATAGTTCTGCGGAGCGATGGATTGTAGGTATCTGTCCAAGCACTGGCTGCTTTATCATCTAGTGAAGGTATATAGTGCTGGTTTGAAGCAACAGGCATTGTGGGGATCAGAGTGCGGCGTGACTAAAGGGGCCCTCCGCATAGCAATCGAATCCGCAGCGAGGTGGACGGATTGGAGCAGCCACCATGCTGAGCAAGTAAGATTCGGGATTGACTGGTCGCGCAGCAGAGGAGGAAAGGGAAGATCCCGCGGGGCCAGACCCGGTCATGCATCCACGAGCAAAGCTAGGGCTTTCTTAccgggaagaggaggaggaagcagtGGGAACTCCGGGCGGATCTCCGCTCCGCGGCAGCCGTCTTCTGAAGGGGGAGAGGCGGCGAGCGGTGGCCTCGTCTCTCTCTCCTTTTGCCTGTCGCCTCTGAAATCTgaagcggtggcggtggtggagtGGGAGCCGGGAGGGGGGCGGAGGCGAGGCTCGAGGGGGCTcggctgctgcctgctgctcGCTGCTCTCGCGAGTCTTGCGGCACGGCACCAGGGCAGGGAGGGGAGGCTGCTCGGTCCTCGCTACCGTACCTTGTCTGCTCTTCTCCTTTTTCTTCTCATAGTTTTCCTGCGACCGTGATTAGTAGGGGAAAACCCAAAAACCTACTGTACATCCTCTTCAACGACGTCGTAATTGCTTCAGATTTTAGTTCTTTATTATTGAAAAAATACTCCAGATTTTCTCAATACCATCAGGATTCCCTCAATCAAATACTACGAAATAACTCATCGATTGATCAAGAAAATAGACAGACAGTCCTCGCCTCCTTAAAATAAACATCACATGCCAAGGAAACTTATTTGGTTTCTCTCCCGAAACATAAACATATATAGTTGTACAATCGCTGTAGAGCACCTATACTGACTATCACAATGAAGTGATCATTTCGAATAGTATATATATtctctatttaacacctagaGTGTTGAATAAGTAATTATATTCTAACCGGAAAATATCAATTGTAATCGCAATCTATGTAACGGCGCACTACCCGCAACAAGAAATCGACCTTTTTTTTAAACCGGAATGCTAACCCTCTAACCGGCACTATATACCTTCACTAGATGATAAAGCAGCCAGTGCTTACATATCAGAAtcgtcaaaaaaaaaaaatcttttttTATTGCCATGCCTGTTGCGTGTAGTGTAAATGTGTAATCCCTGTGTCTAAGCTTGTAGGTTATTGGTATCCATTAGCAGTGGTTACCACAGCTGCATGCTGGTGGACCTGCCTGCCAGAGCCGACGTGAAGATATTTCTGTTAATGTTTCAGTCTGAGCAAAGCATGATGGATGCTTTGCTAAGTGGTGGCAACTTGTGCACCTCAGCTCACTTTTAAGTAGTACTCTAGCTAGCAAGCAGCCGACGACCATGTTTGGTGCTCGCTCGTGACACGTACGTACTGTAGATCGAGATCGAGTAGGAGTAGGACTATTCGATTTAACACGTACGCTTCCCTTGACTTGGCAGGCCAGGGTAGGGCAGCTGCAGGTCCAGTCAGCATGTGCATCCCTAAATATTTGTTCATGTAGTTTACAATTCAATTACATGGGTCATGGGAGAATAGTTTGCATGCTTTCGGATGCTCAATTCATACATAAGGAATGAAAAAATTAGTATGTGATAAATTCTTATGTGTTTATTGATTTTCAACAAGATATCGTCACAACGAACAATGTGATAGGTCAAATTAAGATGACTACTGAAAGTTGCCTTCTCTTCCTCGTGTTGATTGGTTCAACAGATTACGTAAGTAGACAACTCTTTTGTTGGTGGCTTGTTACACTGTGACACAACACATATACACATGCATGGTATGTCCGTGTACATAATGAACTAGCTAGTTagattttttctttttgaaataGTTAACTGATTAGCCGGTAAGATTTGTTGAGGTGGAATATGTCCATTTAGATTTGTATCCTCGACTCAGCTTGGGTGTCCGTATttctctagatttattttataGTTTAGCCGGTACTATTTTTCTTATGTAGGAACGTGGATATGGGATCCTACTATCCGCTACCTATTCTTGGGTCACATGTGGTTGGAATGGTGATATATAGATGGCCATCCATATGGCTTAGGCCCAGTGTGGCTAAGATCCATTGCACAAGGCTAAGGCTAGCTAATAATAATTAGTTAAGTAGTAGATCATCATGCATGCATGGGCATAACGCGCCAACAATTGTATTTGTCATGTTGTAGCATGCATGCATTTGTGATCTAAAAGGTCGAGTGCGTCGGACACGCGGCCCAAGACGAGGAGAACTCTACATAACAAATATAGAAATAAAAATCTTATGATAAAATCTTTGAAATAAGATCAGGCTTAAATAAGTTTGGATGTTTTTTCTTGGAGGAACAATTTTATTATGAACCGGGAACTAACGATTGTTCCAATATAATAAGGAAATATTCCCTGTGACAGGAGGTCGTTCCGGGATGGGATGCAAGAAAAGGCCGACCAATGCTAGCGCAAACGTTTTGGAGTGAATATGGGGCTGCATTGTGGGACTGGGCTGGGGTAATGcggccttttcttttcttttttgtttcgACGCGATAATAGATGGAGGCCCAGCCCATTTAACTCTTGGCTTATTGCCAGTCAGTTTAATACTC
Protein-coding sequences here:
- the LOC112892946 gene encoding PH, RCC1 and FYVE domains-containing protein 1 — protein: MHTKGASSDAIRVSTSSAPSTSSHGSAQDDYDSSGDVYVWGEVICDNTVRVGSDRVIRSTGKTDVLLPKPLESKLVLDVYHVDCGVKHAALVTKNGEVFTWGEESGGRLGHGSGEDSLHPCLVESLAICNVDIVACGEFHTCAVTAAGELYTWGDGTHNIGLLGNGTDVSHWIPKRISGALDGLQVAYVSCGTWHTALITSRGQLFTFGDGTFGVLGHGNRESISCPREVDSLSGLKTIAVACGVWHTAAVVEVIVTQSSSSISSGKLFTWGDGDKHRLGHGDKEPRLKPTCVASLIDYDFYRIACGHSLTVGLTTSGQVLSMGNTVYGQLGNPRSDGKLPCLVEDIMSEHVVQVACGSYHVAVLTNKSEVFTWGKGANGRLGHGDIEDRKIPTLVEALRDRAVRHIACGSNFTAAICQHKWVSGAEQSQCASCRQPFGFTRKRHNCHNCGLVHCNACTSRKALRAALAPNPAKPYRVCDSCFMKLNSAAYSSTINQNKRKEAVPRHSGESNPDTKLAKAIVPSNLDMIRSLDSKAAKQGKKTDALSFLRTPQMTSLLQLRDIALSGGIDLNKSVPRAVRTSAVRSLNSSRAVSPFSRKPSPPRSTTPVPTTHGLSIAKTAADSLAKTNEMLNQEVERLRAQVDNLRHRCELQELELQKSAKKVQEAMTLVSEESAKSKAAKEVIKSLTAQLKDMAERLPPDQGAYDGSEAKQAHVPNGIEMYASIYTSMNGIHQPRNESVSAVSTPSLNMGRALHTNGISSHHKPPGSISENSEVSAHSLRVSGPPDVENLNRRGHTSSDEMLSASSRADDSSSKDATSLLNGEDGYKSRSAVSIPSNQVQAEWIEQYEPGVYITLTTLRDGTRDLKRVRFSRRRFGEHQAESWWNENRDKVYEKYNVRSSERVSSASSIRSAR
- the LOC112892947 gene encoding protein MITOFERRINLIKE 1, chloroplastic — translated: MPPPPSSSTPSLALRAMTRSQADPDLPSLISDLTSLLLHSPAASSGAAAPVFSSSSLSIPIPAPAAPKPNPAPAAAVPTPLARAAIGACAGAAAGAFTYAALLPIDAVKTRLQAAAAPSATAWQVFLDILRTDGPLGLYRGLSAVILGSASSSAVYFGTCELAKSLLRPHLPPFLVPPLAGASGNISSSAIMVPKELITQRLQSGAATGRSWQVLLHIIQTDGFFGLYAGYAATLLRNLPTGVLSYSSFEYLKAFTLKSRDKESLTPGESVLCGALAGAISAALTTPLDVVKTRLMTRVGTEGSRTVLGTMREVVAEEGLMGLSRGIGPRVLHSACFAALGYCAFETARLAILQWYLEGCQRKAAAQPQMEPAAAAT